The following proteins are co-located in the Flectobacillus major DSM 103 genome:
- a CDS encoding NFACT RNA binding domain-containing protein, whose protein sequence is MQTNYYFLRQLSKRLEQELTGLVLAECFSQEKDELVLGFCTDGKQWKKKREFYIKAVLHPDFACLNFPDDFRRAGRNSVDLFKELIGAKVIGLHQFLNERAFVLYFENDFSLLFKMYGNRSNIILFEGTEVLDLFHNKLVVDNNLVLGQLDRPIDQSFEAFVAAEGQVNKLFPTFGKEIVKQINSQITLLQNPTLEQRWAIIQAIVYQLEQSAFYIKTIDYQPVLSMLEEGGDLVKKVEDPIQASNELYYSFAKVNVFDKEKGQIIRHLQKQIHRTQVYIDKSYAQLSGLEDDIKHEEIANIIMANLHAIPERTETIELYDFYRDKPLKVRLKPDLSPQKNAENYYRKSKNEKIEIQKLMENIEAKEETLQEFQQHIAKIEQIETLREFRKYIKNNVLEQTDKQALTVQDLFKYVNFQGWEILIGKNARNNDLLTQRYARKEDLWLHARDVSGSHVVIRRQAGKKFPVSVIEKAAALAAYYSKRKNDSLCPVIVTPKKYVRKTKDLIEGQVIVDKEEVVLIEPSL, encoded by the coding sequence GAATGTTTTTCGCAAGAAAAAGACGAGCTAGTTTTGGGGTTTTGTACCGATGGAAAACAGTGGAAAAAGAAACGAGAATTTTATATAAAAGCGGTATTACATCCCGATTTTGCGTGTTTGAACTTCCCCGACGATTTCCGTCGAGCTGGTCGAAACTCGGTCGATTTATTCAAAGAGTTAATTGGTGCTAAGGTAATAGGCCTGCATCAGTTTTTGAACGAGCGGGCTTTTGTCCTGTATTTTGAGAATGATTTTAGCCTATTATTCAAAATGTACGGCAATCGTTCTAATATCATTTTATTTGAAGGAACAGAAGTACTCGATTTGTTTCATAACAAATTGGTAGTAGATAATAACTTGGTACTTGGACAACTCGACCGCCCAATCGATCAAAGTTTTGAGGCATTTGTAGCAGCCGAAGGACAAGTGAATAAGCTATTTCCGACTTTTGGGAAAGAAATCGTTAAGCAGATAAACAGCCAAATTACGCTATTACAAAACCCTACCCTAGAACAACGCTGGGCCATTATTCAGGCTATTGTGTACCAATTGGAACAAAGTGCTTTTTATATAAAAACCATTGATTATCAGCCAGTTTTGTCGATGCTAGAAGAAGGTGGCGATTTAGTGAAAAAGGTAGAGGACCCCATTCAAGCCAGCAACGAACTGTATTATTCCTTTGCGAAAGTAAATGTTTTTGACAAAGAAAAAGGGCAGATCATCAGGCATTTACAAAAACAGATTCATCGGACACAGGTGTATATCGACAAATCGTACGCTCAGCTATCGGGATTAGAAGACGACATCAAGCACGAAGAAATAGCCAATATTATTATGGCCAATTTGCACGCTATTCCCGAACGTACCGAAACCATAGAACTATATGATTTTTATAGAGATAAACCGCTAAAAGTTCGTCTAAAACCCGACCTTTCGCCTCAGAAAAACGCAGAGAATTACTACCGAAAATCGAAAAATGAAAAAATAGAGATTCAAAAATTGATGGAAAATATTGAGGCAAAAGAAGAAACCCTTCAAGAGTTTCAGCAACATATAGCCAAGATAGAACAAATAGAAACGCTTCGAGAATTTAGAAAATATATCAAAAATAATGTGTTGGAACAAACCGACAAGCAGGCACTAACGGTACAAGATTTGTTTAAATATGTCAACTTTCAAGGCTGGGAAATCTTGATTGGTAAAAATGCCCGCAACAACGACTTGCTAACTCAGCGGTACGCCCGCAAAGAAGACCTTTGGTTGCATGCTCGTGATGTATCGGGTTCGCATGTGGTAATTCGTCGGCAAGCAGGCAAGAAATTTCCTGTTTCGGTAATAGAAAAGGCAGCAGCTTTGGCGGCTTATTATTCAAAAAGAAAAAATGATTCGCTTTGCCCAGTGATTGTTACACCCAAAAAATATGTACGAAAAACCAAAGACCTTATTGAAGGACAAGTAATTGTAGATAAAGAAGAGGTCGTTTTGATAGAGCCGAGTTTGTGA